The following are encoded in a window of Williamwhitmania taraxaci genomic DNA:
- a CDS encoding DUF4395 domain-containing protein, with translation MKRQFGETVVGYNIPVLNEREIRAASGILYFFTFLSLMLILFKGDFLMIKYVITIFMVDFLIRVFINPMYAPTLIIGRWIVSRQTPEYVGAAQKKFAWIIGVVLSATMFVLMVLLNSYSPISGIICLICLIFLFFESVFGICLGCLFYNMIYKDKAQHCPGEICKTKDKHEIQKIKIIHILFVLGMVGFVVLMAFLFHDFFSIKPHDLFGLAVH, from the coding sequence ATGAAAAGACAATTTGGCGAAACCGTTGTAGGATATAATATTCCGGTATTGAATGAACGCGAAATCAGAGCCGCGTCGGGTATTCTTTACTTTTTCACGTTTCTATCGCTTATGCTTATTCTGTTTAAGGGCGATTTCTTGATGATAAAGTATGTGATCACAATCTTCATGGTGGACTTTCTGATTCGGGTGTTTATCAATCCGATGTATGCCCCAACGCTTATAATTGGCCGATGGATTGTGAGCAGGCAAACTCCCGAGTATGTTGGTGCAGCCCAAAAGAAGTTTGCATGGATTATTGGTGTAGTCCTTTCTGCCACTATGTTTGTGTTGATGGTTTTACTAAACTCCTACAGCCCTATTTCAGGTATCATCTGCCTAATCTGTTTGATATTTCTCTTCTTTGAATCTGTCTTCGGAATTTGTTTGGGCTGCCTGTTCTACAATATGATATACAAGGATAAGGCGCAGCACTGTCCGGGCGAGATTTGCAAAACAAAGGACAAGCACGAAATTCAGAAGATTAAGATTATACACATACTATTCGTGCTGGGTATGGTAGGTTTTGTAGTTCTAATGGCCTTCCTGTTCCACGACTTTTTCAGCATTAAGCCACACGATCTGTTTGGGCTTGCAGTACATTAA
- a CDS encoding YkgJ family cysteine cluster protein — MMVTTKLSIHDKLPLTCSRTGTCCHGKLVLLNPWELVCFAKEKKVTPREFRDRYCEFGGIRLRFDGALGWKNQPACSQYVENFGCSVHVGRPLACRLYPLGRQIQSEVVHYMYQGDEFPCLEGCPEVLTLPYLTVGEYLGGQITEMFEKAQDAYLNLMQDLADIAFVLLLETGLTESGDKHTLPQWRVMGSELPEALAERIGPDWLDCLMLPSILDDIDDPISFARKHNELLQLKAQEQFGALQNNQEIHEASVLIMGVALHLARGIGANPAILAEHWIDTAKKHGAME; from the coding sequence ATGATGGTTACAACCAAACTCAGTATACACGATAAATTGCCGCTTACCTGCTCGCGAACAGGAACCTGTTGTCATGGGAAACTTGTGCTACTCAATCCATGGGAGTTGGTGTGTTTTGCCAAGGAGAAAAAAGTTACTCCAAGGGAGTTTCGGGATCGTTACTGTGAGTTTGGCGGAATTCGTTTACGGTTCGATGGAGCACTCGGGTGGAAGAATCAGCCCGCGTGCAGCCAATATGTCGAGAACTTTGGATGTAGCGTACATGTGGGCCGTCCATTGGCTTGTCGGCTATATCCGCTGGGTCGTCAAATACAAAGTGAGGTGGTTCACTATATGTATCAAGGCGACGAATTTCCTTGTTTGGAGGGATGCCCCGAGGTTTTAACTTTACCTTATTTGACGGTTGGCGAATATCTTGGTGGACAGATAACCGAAATGTTCGAAAAGGCTCAGGATGCATATTTAAACCTAATGCAAGATTTAGCCGACATAGCATTCGTTCTTCTTCTTGAAACTGGCTTGACCGAATCGGGCGATAAGCATACATTGCCGCAATGGAGAGTAATGGGCAGCGAACTTCCAGAAGCATTGGCAGAAAGAATAGGGCCCGACTGGCTGGATTGTTTGATGCTTCCTTCGATTCTGGATGATATAGACGATCCCATTTCCTTTGCTCGGAAACATAATGAATTGCTCCAACTAAAAGCACAAGAACAATTTGGAGCCCTGCAAAACAATCAAGAGATACATGAAGCGTCGGTATTAATAATGGGTGTAGCATTGCATCTTGCTCGTGGTATTGGGGCCAATCCAGCAATTCTTGCCGAACATTGGATTGATACGGCAAAGAAACATGGAGCCATGGAATAG
- a CDS encoding SDR family oxidoreductase, with product MRILLTGATGYIGKRLLPILIERGHNVICCVRDAKRIGLPQSVIDRIEIVEADFLNEDTLHAIPTEIDVAYYLIHSMSSSKSFKHLEEVCATNFKNTINKTNVKQVIFLSGIVNETNLSEHLSSRKMVELELKSDSYHLTTLRAGIIIGSGSASFEIMRDLVEKLPVMITPKWLNTKCQPIGIGDVIRILELCLGNEKTFNKDFDIGGPDILSYKEMLLGYARVRGLRRHIFVVPVMTPKLSSYWLYFITSTSYMLASALVDSMKIEVICRNSEINTLLGIAPIPYEQALRKTLSVIDDNQIISSWKDSFSSSNISFKISDFITVPTHGCFKDIRTATITDREECVRKIWQIGGDNGWYFANSLWRLRGFMDRMIGGVGLRRGRTDPTFIDAGDAIDFWRVLYANKSEGRLLLFAEMKVPGEAWLEFSIKGNTLYQTATFRPKGASGILYWYLLYPIHYFIFRGMTRKIGK from the coding sequence ATGAGAATCCTACTAACAGGCGCAACGGGATATATTGGGAAACGACTTTTACCCATCCTTATAGAGAGAGGGCATAACGTGATTTGCTGTGTGCGGGATGCAAAAAGAATTGGTTTACCCCAATCGGTTATCGACAGGATTGAGATTGTGGAAGCCGATTTTCTTAATGAAGATACGCTGCATGCTATCCCAACGGAAATTGATGTGGCTTATTACCTAATTCATTCCATGTCATCGTCCAAATCGTTTAAACATTTGGAGGAAGTCTGTGCCACAAATTTCAAAAATACCATCAACAAAACCAATGTTAAGCAAGTTATATTCCTGAGTGGGATTGTAAATGAAACCAATTTGTCCGAACATTTAAGTTCCCGCAAAATGGTGGAATTGGAATTGAAAAGCGATTCGTACCACCTTACCACCTTACGTGCAGGAATAATTATTGGTTCGGGAAGTGCTTCGTTCGAAATAATGAGGGATTTGGTCGAAAAGTTGCCTGTAATGATTACTCCCAAATGGTTAAATACAAAATGTCAACCCATCGGAATTGGGGATGTTATTCGAATTCTTGAATTGTGTTTGGGGAATGAAAAGACCTTCAATAAAGATTTTGATATCGGAGGGCCCGATATTCTTTCGTATAAAGAAATGTTGCTTGGATACGCACGCGTGCGTGGTTTGCGAAGGCATATTTTTGTTGTTCCTGTAATGACACCCAAATTGTCGTCGTACTGGTTGTATTTCATTACCTCAACCAGCTATATGCTGGCTTCGGCATTGGTTGATAGCATGAAAATAGAAGTTATTTGTCGAAACTCCGAGATAAATACACTTCTTGGTATAGCGCCCATCCCTTACGAGCAGGCGCTACGAAAAACACTATCGGTGATTGACGACAATCAAATTATATCGAGCTGGAAAGATTCATTTTCGAGCAGTAACATCTCTTTTAAAATATCCGATTTTATAACGGTCCCTACTCATGGATGTTTTAAAGATATACGCACGGCAACCATAACCGACCGTGAAGAGTGCGTTCGGAAAATCTGGCAGATAGGTGGCGATAATGGTTGGTATTTTGCAAATTCGTTGTGGCGTTTAAGAGGATTTATGGATCGAATGATTGGAGGCGTTGGTTTACGGCGCGGTAGGACAGATCCAACCTTTATCGATGCAGGCGATGCAATTGATTTTTGGCGCGTTCTTTATGCCAACAAATCCGAAGGTCGTTTACTCTTATTTGCCGAAATGAAAGTGCCGGGCGAAGCGTGGCTCGAATTCTCTATTAAAGGCAATACACTGTATCAAACAGCCACGTTCCGCCCCAAAGGGGCCTCGGGCATATTGTATTGGTATCTTTTGTATCCTATCCATTACTTCATTTTCAGGGGAATGACTCGGAAAATAGGTAAGTAA